AAAAGGCAGCAGGAAGATTGGCAGCCACTCCGGCATTGTTGACTAAAACGTCCAATTTACCGTGTTTCTTTCCGATAGATTCGATAATCGGATCCATCGCACCGACCAGACGAATATCTGCTGCAAATGCTTCAATGCCTGAGCCTTCTAAACGTTTAATAGATTCTGCAGAAGATCCTGTTCCATAAACAGTTGCTCCTGCATCTAAAAATCCCTGTGCGATTTGTCTTCCTATGCCCCGAGTTGCACCTGTGACCAATACTGTTTTGCCGCTTAAATCAAATACGTTTTTCAAAATTCCCTCCCGTTCGATTTCGTATCCGGATCTGAATAATACACTTTAGGTTTGCCGCCATTCTGCAAGACGCTGCAAGGATGTTTAGATTTGTCCTTATCGGATCTTCTACCTGCGGAGATATCATATCTCTCGAATAGTTTCTTAGAATCTATTCTCATATTATGGCCGTAGTCGGTATTCCTTGCCTTGATCTTTTCCTGTTTCTTGGGAGAAGGTTCAGTAGGATCCTCAGGTCCTTTTTCCTGCTTAGCTTCTTCTTCAATCTTATAATCGTTTTTTAATACACCTCTATCGATGTAATGAGAATATCCGTCGTATTCTTCGTGAAACGGATCGCAATCAGAGAGGTCCGGGATCACTACGACTTGATCGCAGAAAATATTTAACCAACCGCAAGTCGCCTTGACCGTATTCTTCTTAAAGTTTTGAAGATTGAATCCTCTACAGGAACTTGTGCTTAGAATAGATAGGAGAAGTAAGATCTTATAAAATTTCATGTTCTCTATCCTTAACTTCGGAAGGATCACTCTCTTTCCTTATTTTTTACCGTTTTCGGAAGCAGAGGGCTTAGAAGATTCGGGCTGGTTCTTAGATTCTTCCGGTTTCTTGCCCTTTCGGTCTTGGTATACATTTCGAATGGCCTGCTTTTCTTTTGATCGATTCTTCTCTTCTTGTTCGTTAAGAACTTCCAAGCAGTCATCCCAGTATTTAACTTCTTCCTGACTTAAATAATCCGTTTCTAAAACGCGATTCTTGGATAATTTCTCTTCGGATTCCAGCTTACCTTCCTTTGCTTTCTCCATAAGAATTTTAGCCTTATATAACTGAAGAAGTCCCTGCTTAGCCAAGTATAAGTTCTGTCCTTGGTTCCCATTCTCTCTTTCTAATTTAGCTGCAAGCCAAGTGTCTCTATAGATCTGCAGATGTTTTTCCATCACTGGAATGTACTGTCTACCGGGAGCGTCAGTGTTCAGCTTCATATCCACTACTTTGGGTTGGATATCCTTCTCTAATGCCTCTGAACGAGAGAAGACATCTTTCGCCTGAGTTTCTGCAATCTGATCTAGCTTTGTTTTCAAGACTTGGAATTGATTTCCTGCAGAATCCCATTCTCCTCTCTGAAAGGAAGATTCAGCTTTAGAGTATTCGCTAAGTGAAGAATCCCAGTCCGCCTTCTTACCGAAGTTCAGCAGGCTAGTCCTAAGATATCGAAGAGAAATCCAAGTCTTCTTACGAAGGGAATACGCTCTTGATTTGGGATCTGAATTTGGATTGGAGGCTGGCTTTGCTTCTTGTCCTTCTTTTGTTTGAGGCTTGCTTGCTTCTTGCGAGAACAAGGAAGCATTTATAGTTATCAAAAGAAAAATGCCGATCGTAAATTTTAAGAATATCGTAAAACGCTTATAAAAGAAATTCATCGAATCAATCCGTGCTGACATTGATACTGGGAAAAGGAGTGTCTGGCAAGGCTTTTCTTTTAGATTGGATATATGTTGATTTTGAGGTCCCAATCTCCGAGACGAAAAGAGATCTTACATTCTCTAGGTCTCGATTTTCAAGTCTCGCCCTTACCAATAGATGAAGCGAGTCGAGATGGAGAGAAGCCTCTGGAATATTTGCAGAGAGTAACTCTCTCAAAGTTAGGACCTGTCCCTACAAATACCGAACAGGTGATCGTTTCATCAGACACTATCGTAGTCTATCAGGATCAAATTTTACAAAAACCATTAAACGAAGAGGAAGCCTTGCGGATGTTATCCTCATTAAGCGGAAAATCTCATATCGTATACTCCGGTTTAGGAATTCGCACATCCGATAAAGAGATCTTTGATTATGATTCTTCAGAAGTAGAGTTCCATGAATGGACAGAGAAACAGATACTCTCATATATTTTGGAAGCAAAACCTTTTGATAAGGCGGGAGCGTATGGAATCCAAGATAAGAATTCACCCGCAAAATCTTATAAAGGGTCTTATAGTAATATTCTAGGATTTCCGATCCGGAAATTCTTTTTATACCATTCGATTTGGGGAAGGTTTCTCTAAATTGAATCTTAGGATTCGAAAGACGAGAGAAGCATTTTACTGATCGCAGATAGTGGTCAGTATATTATAAAAATATAAAATAATTTAAAGATTAAGCGTAGAAGTCCAGAAATCTTCCTTTGGCAGAAGATTCTTTTCCTGATAGTTCTCCTTCTTTACCATAAAGCTGGAGAGCTTTTCCAAGATCTGAGAAATCCCTTTGGCGGATTGGTTCTATCGCAGGCACTTCCGACTTATTCAGGATGGGTTTGATATAAGTAAGATAATCTTCCGGTGTGGAAATTCTCTGAACGCCGTCACTGATCCTCATATTCCCTCCCGGCAAAGCGATGCCTTAAGAAATATATCGGAAAAACTGGTAATTCACTTTAGGAAAAGAATAGGATCTAGGCTTGACTGAGAAGGAAACAGATCCAGTATGATTTCCGTGGCCAATCCGAAGGAAGCGACCGTTTACGAGAATCTGATCGATTTTCTTCATAAGACCAAGCCAAGTATTGAGGCGCTTCCCCAAGTTCTTTTTGTGGTTTCACAAGATTCTTACGAATTCGGAGTGGTTAGCGACCTGTATAAAAACGCTTATAAGAAGAATGCTGATCCGTATGAGATCGTTGTCTTTGTAGCGGAACCTGGAGATTTGGAGAATTTTCAAAGTGAAGCTTCGAATCTGGATATGTTCGCGGCCCAGAAATTATTCATTATCAAATCGGGAGTCACCTTCTTTAAACCGTTGCTTGGAAAGAATAAATCCAAGAATTCTCCCAAGTCCTATTCGATCAATCTACCTGAATCCGTGAGAGTCATCGTTCATTACGATCATTGGGATGTTCCGAAGGAACTTCTTTCTATCTTCGGGCAAGGATCTTCCTATTTTAAATCCTCCAAGATCTATCCCGACAAACGAAAGGACGCGTTTCTAAGAGCCTGCAAGGAAGTCGAAGTTAAACTAGACGAAGAGGCAGAAGAAGAATTCATCTTAAAAGTCAGCCCGAGCGCCGGAGCTTATTTAAGAAATCTTGAAAAACTAAAACTCTATCTTGGAAAGAAATCTTTCGGCATCGCCGATCTAAGAGAAGTTCTCTTTCAAAGTTCCGAATTTAGTTCGTCGGAGATAGTAGATTACTTTTTCGAAAAAGACTATGGAAGATTTTCTAGAGAGTTCTCGAAATTCAAGATAGGAAAGGATTCTATTCTGATCTTTCTTACATTATTAAAAGATCATCTGGATCAACTGAGAATTTATAAGATCATTCTGCGTTTATACGACAAGGTGTTAAGCGAGAAAGAACAATCCTCTCTATTGGGAATTGAAAGCTATTCTCCCGCAAGAAAGAATCACACATTCAAACGATTGAGAAGAGAAAGTTCCTCTTTCTCCGATATGGAGATCAAGGAACTTTATGAATTCTTGATTGAGATAAACCAGAAAGTAAAAACAAGCTCCGAAAAGGAAGAAACCATTTATTACTTCTTTAGGAAGATGGAGGAGTTTTTCCATCCTGCGAGTCGAATAGCTCGAACTCGGTAATCTTTCTGTAGATTGTCCTTTCTGAAATTCCGAGGATCCTCGCCGCTTTCTCTCTATTTCCGTTCACTAAAATCAAATTACGACGTATAATCTCTCTTTCATAATCTCTCAGAGGTATTCCCGTTCTAACGGAAAGATCGCTATTCTGTCTATAGCCTGTCTCGAATAATTCGGGAGGAAGGTGCTTTGTATCCAAGGTCTTTACATTATGCATGGAGACCATTCCTTCTAATAGGTTCCTGAGCTGATGGAGATTTCCTGGATAGTCATATTCCAAGAGAAAGCGTCCAAGCTTTTCCGAAATCTTAATATTCTTGCGATTGTATCTCTTGCCTACCAGCTCCAAGAAAAGACGAGTAAACGCAGGAATATCTTCTTTACGATCTCTTAATGTAGGAAGTCGCACCTGCAAAGTCTGGATCTCGACAAAAAGAGATTCCTGCACCTGACCTGACTTTACCTTCTCCGCAAAATCAGGATTGTCCGAGAGAAGATAACGATTCTTTCCTTTCTCATTTCTGATCTTTTGAAGAAGTTGCACCTGGAAATTTGGCCCTAGATTAGAAACTCCTTCTAGAAAGATTATACTACCACCTTTCCCGTCTAACTTAGTAAAGAATTCGCCAACTTCTTCTTCGGATTCTGAGATAGAAAAATCGTAAGACTGATACTGAGGAAATCGTTCTTTGCAAAGAGAGTAGAAAGCAAAACCGATATGACTTTTTCCGGTCCCGCTCTCTCCAAGGAGTAAAAGAGGAAGATCCGAAGATACAGCCTGTTTCATCTTCTCCAGGATCTTTCGAGTCAGAGGGGATAATGCAATAAAACTAGATTCGTCCATCTTCTGCCTACGGCTGAGAAACTTCCAAGATCTCTCCTCTAACCAAACAATCGAATTTAAATTTCTCCGTGTTCCGAAAATAATTTCGGGCAATCGAAGGATCGCATTCTAATGTCTTTGCCGGTGAGAAGGGATAGGATTCCAATGATTCCGGTATTACTTCGACCCCCTCCGATGAAAAAGAGGACGAAAGAAACGTGGCTGCCCAAAGACCTTTTTTACCTTCTCCGAATCCGGTGGTCAGAGGAATCCTGATCCAAAATGCCTTAGAACCTGATTTTATAAGCGCTTTCGGGAAATTCCCAAAATATTCCGAATTCGAAGTAAGACTTACAATCTTTGCGAACTGCGAAGAAAAATTACTTCGAACCGGTTCCGATGTAAGCACCTTCTCCTTTCGGACTTCTTCATAGATCGAGGAAAGGCTCCATGGATTTAAGAATTCTCCTACCGAATATTTTCCGGCAAATTCGACCTTCTCCATATCCGTTGTTTCCAAATTTACTTTCGAATCGGGAGTCTGCGGCGTAGTATAAAGTTTTCCTTCTTTGAATACAAGTGTCTTGGAATCTCGAGTAGTTGCCACTCTTTGAAAATATGTGATTTCATTGAACTGAGCACCTCTTTTCGCTGCTTCCTTATGTTCCCTTCTCGATTCAGGCCCAGAATAAGAAGAATATAAAATAGAAACAGGCGCTCCCAGTTGTCGCAAGCCTTCGATAGCAGAACCATATCCATTGATCATATTCGCCGCTTTTGCATTGGTAAGAATGGTAACAGTTCGTTCTTTTTTCTTTCCGGGAGAATCTTCCGACGCTAAAACCCTTCTAAGTTTAAGTAATGCGTTGGTTAAATGTTCGGTATCCGATTTACCTTCCGATTTAAAATCCTTCCATTGTTTGATGAATTCTGAACGAGAGGATTCAGGAAAAACTTTGGATCCGTTCTCACTGAAAACTATGAGCCTAAATTTTGTTTCCGGTTGCCAAGAGATCGCTTCCAATTGCGACATAAATTCTTTTCGCTCAGGCGCGTAGGAATAAGAAGCATCCAAAACGAAGATCTGCGTTTTATTTGCTCTGACTAATTCCTTATTATGTATTTCTTTCTTTTGCTTCTTTGGAACCAAAGGAAAGGATTCTTTGGTCAACCTTTCTATCGTGTCGAACACGTCCTTTCGACCGATTACGGAGTATTCTTCCATTTTCGATAAATTACAGTCATAAACCGACCGATCGATCCGAATCTTCTCGTGGATCTCTATCATATCTCTTACTACATAATCCGCTTTTAGTCTGTAGCAAGTTTGTTTGAATTTGTCCCGAGGCAGCTGCGGAATTAGAAAATCTTTTATTTCCGGATCGGAAGAATTGATCATCTGTTCTTTTAATTGAACAGAATAGATTCTCGTTGCGTAAAACTGACCCAACCTTGCGAGTTCAAAAGGCTTTTCTCCCGTTCCTTCAATCGATTGAGGTGCCTGACCTTCCCAACTTCCCGGAAGAAAAGCGATCGTCGTCGCTATTGCGTCGTTCGTCGTTAAAAGTAACAGAACTAAGATGAGTATAAGGAAATTTATTGACAATTGTGCGTTGCGAATAAATTTATTTTTCCTCGTAAGCGAACCAAATTCAAATTTAAACGTAGTCATTAAAAAATAGCTTGCGGAATCCGTTTATCGGATATATTCCTCAATTCCATCTGATCAAGGAGAAAATGATGATCAAGAAACTAATCGCTATTTCGCTATCCGCTGCATTACTAACCTATTGCGGAGCAAATACTGCCCAAAAAGATGCAACTTCCGTAGGTGACGGAGGATGGTCTTTCGAAGGTTGGGGTGGACCACCTGAGCAAAGAAACGACGGTAAAACTCCTAAGGACACTAATCCAAAAGATTATTACTACATGAAGTTCTCTTCTCGCGCATCTGCTAAAGCAGTCGCTAAAAAAAGCCCTGCAATGATGCAGTCTACTTGCCGCGAAGCTTCTCGTCTACAAGGCGCTTCCGACGTAGTTAAGAAAATGGTTGGTGAGACTGTTGAATCCGCTTCCGGAGTATCCGACGGCGAGGCAACTGCTTCTGTAATCGTTTCTCAATCTGCAGGTGTTGTAAAAGGAGTGGGAGTTTACGAGTGTAAAGCTACTGGAGCTGGTTCTGATCCTAAAGATGTTTCTAAAGACAACTGGGAAGAGTGCCAATGCGTAATTTACGCTAAGTTCCCTGGCGGACGCGACGCTCTCGTTGCAAAAGCACAAGAGGTTGGAAAATAATTTAATTTTCCAGACTTTAGTCTGCTTAAATGCAAAACCCCACTATTCAATTTAGTAGTGGGGTTTTTTATTGCCTAAATCTTTTTCTATTCTGATCGATTTGAAATTTTTATTCGGTTAAGGACAAACCGAACTCTGTTGCAAGAGCATTTGCATCCTCTAAGAACTGATCTCCCTTATCCGCAACTGTCTTAAGTGTTTTAGAAGCTTCTGCCTTTAATTTATCCTGCTTAGCAGTATCATCACCCGCCTTTGCGAGTTCGATCAAGGTTGCGCTAGCTGCTTTTAGATTTCGAAGACTATCTCCAAGCAATGGATCTTTAGATAATGTAGGGGAGTTCGGTTGGATCCAAATTCCTAAGAGATTATTCAACTTTCCATTTTTCAAAATGGAACCGTAGCAGTTCACCTTAGCAAAATCTCCGTTGGATTCTATCTCGAAGCAATACATGCCTCTTTCTAATTTTCCTTTGGTAGGAGAAGTTAAGGAATTCTTCACAAATGCTTGGTCTCCATCACCAACTGCAAACAGAACCGCCTCGAAGAAATTTTTAGAAGGAGCATATCCTTCTTTGTTATCTACCGTTTTCAGTTTTAGATATTCGGTTACAGTTTTGTTCCCTTTTGCATCCAGTCCTTCGTGATTCACTATTTCAAGACCAGTAACTTCTTCCATTCCGTACACTGTGGTAACGAACTCAGTCTTGCTAGTTGTGCCTGGTTTTTTATAGATCGATTGATCAAATCCTGAGTATTTTGTTCCTACGATTTGAGGAACAGGAGCTTCCTCCTTCTTACATACGAATAGTACGATCATTGCCGCGAATACAAATGCGGTTAGAATTTTATTGCCAATTCCCATTCCAAGAATCTCCTTCGGGAAATTCATTATCTGCCTATTTTGAAAATCCTTTGTCAATCCCATTCTTGGGAGAAGAAGGAGTTAAACGCTCAGCGCCGGCTCTCGATTCAATTCTTGTAATGTTCTAATGAGAAGATCCGGGTCTTCCATTCTAAGAAGTTCCACTCGGATCGGTTGAATCTGCTCTCTGCTTTGGAGGTATCTTACTAAATGCTTTCTAAGAAGGGTAAGTCCTACCTTATCACCGAAAGTCTCTCTCATCAATTGTAAATGATCGAAAGTGGTGAATAGTATCTCGGAGAAAGATAACTCTTCTCTGATCTTATTTGAAAAGATCCAAGGATTTCCGATGGAATTTCTTCCGACCAGGACTCCGTCTACTCCGGATTCTTTTTTTCTGCGAACTGCATCCTCATAAGAAGATACATCACCATTCCCAAAGATTGGGATCTTTCTTTCCGATTTCACATCGGCGATTGCGTCCCAATCCGCTTTTCCGGAGTATCCCATTTCTCTGGTGCGACCATGAACGGAAATAGCCATGGCTCCCGATTCTTCCAAGATGCGAGAGACTTCCATATAATTTCGAGAGGAATCATCCCAACCCAATCGGATCTTTGCGGTTACCGGAATATCCAAGGCTTTGCGCATTTCTTCTATTATTTTTCCTGCATATACTGGCTTTCGAAGTAATCCGACTCCGGAACCACGCATGGAAACATTTCGAGCAGGGCAGCCCATGTTTAGATCTATGATATCCGGATTCAAATCTCGAATCCGTTTTGCGGCCTCTACGATAATTTCTAATTTATTGCCAAAGATCTGAAAAGTGATCGGTCTTTCTTCTTCACGAAATCTTAATAGAGAAAGGGCTTTTTTTGAACCTACTGCGAGGCTATCTGTTGATACGAATTCAGTATAAGAAAAGGCGGAGCCGTATCTTCTGGCCATTGTCCGAGTCGGGCTGTCGCTGATCCCGGCCATGGGCGACATGGCCAACCAACCGGGAATCTCGACTGATCCGATCCGAATCATTTTTCCTTACTTTCTCGGATCACCGTAAAGTCTTGGACTTTATCGTTGTCTTTGATATCTACTACTCGAACACCGACAGCAGTTCTCCCCATTTTCGAGATCTGGCTTGCTTCGGTTCGGATTACCATTCCTTGTTGAGTGACTAGAATGATCTCATCTTCTCCACCGACGGAACCGACTCCGACTGCTGCGCCGTTCTTTTCTCCGATTTTCAAGAAGGTCATTCCTTTTCCGCCTCGG
Above is a window of Leptospira semungkisensis DNA encoding:
- a CDS encoding LIC10012 family protein → MSINFLILILVLLLLTTNDAIATTIAFLPGSWEGQAPQSIEGTGEKPFELARLGQFYATRIYSVQLKEQMINSSDPEIKDFLIPQLPRDKFKQTCYRLKADYVVRDMIEIHEKIRIDRSVYDCNLSKMEEYSVIGRKDVFDTIERLTKESFPLVPKKQKKEIHNKELVRANKTQIFVLDASYSYAPERKEFMSQLEAISWQPETKFRLIVFSENGSKVFPESSRSEFIKQWKDFKSEGKSDTEHLTNALLKLRRVLASEDSPGKKKERTVTILTNAKAANMINGYGSAIEGLRQLGAPVSILYSSYSGPESRREHKEAAKRGAQFNEITYFQRVATTRDSKTLVFKEGKLYTTPQTPDSKVNLETTDMEKVEFAGKYSVGEFLNPWSLSSIYEEVRKEKVLTSEPVRSNFSSQFAKIVSLTSNSEYFGNFPKALIKSGSKAFWIRIPLTTGFGEGKKGLWAATFLSSSFSSEGVEVIPESLESYPFSPAKTLECDPSIARNYFRNTEKFKFDCLVRGEILEVSQP
- a CDS encoding tRNA dihydrouridine synthase, yielding MIRIGSVEIPGWLAMSPMAGISDSPTRTMARRYGSAFSYTEFVSTDSLAVGSKKALSLLRFREEERPITFQIFGNKLEIIVEAAKRIRDLNPDIIDLNMGCPARNVSMRGSGVGLLRKPVYAGKIIEEMRKALDIPVTAKIRLGWDDSSRNYMEVSRILEESGAMAISVHGRTREMGYSGKADWDAIADVKSERKIPIFGNGDVSSYEDAVRRKKESGVDGVLVGRNSIGNPWIFSNKIREELSFSEILFTTFDHLQLMRETFGDKVGLTLLRKHLVRYLQSREQIQPIRVELLRMEDPDLLIRTLQELNREPALSV
- a CDS encoding lipoprotein LipL21, which translates into the protein MIKKLIAISLSAALLTYCGANTAQKDATSVGDGGWSFEGWGGPPEQRNDGKTPKDTNPKDYYYMKFSSRASAKAVAKKSPAMMQSTCREASRLQGASDVVKKMVGETVESASGVSDGEATASVIVSQSAGVVKGVGVYECKATGAGSDPKDVSKDNWEECQCVIYAKFPGGRDALVAKAQEVGK
- the holA gene encoding DNA polymerase III subunit delta, with amino-acid sequence MISVANPKEATVYENLIDFLHKTKPSIEALPQVLFVVSQDSYEFGVVSDLYKNAYKKNADPYEIVVFVAEPGDLENFQSEASNLDMFAAQKLFIIKSGVTFFKPLLGKNKSKNSPKSYSINLPESVRVIVHYDHWDVPKELLSIFGQGSSYFKSSKIYPDKRKDAFLRACKEVEVKLDEEAEEEFILKVSPSAGAYLRNLEKLKLYLGKKSFGIADLREVLFQSSEFSSSEIVDYFFEKDYGRFSREFSKFKIGKDSILIFLTLLKDHLDQLRIYKIILRLYDKVLSEKEQSSLLGIESYSPARKNHTFKRLRRESSSFSDMEIKELYEFLIEINQKVKTSSEKEETIYYFFRKMEEFFHPASRIARTR
- a CDS encoding helix-turn-helix domain-containing protein; the protein is MDESSFIALSPLTRKILEKMKQAVSSDLPLLLLGESGTGKSHIGFAFYSLCKERFPQYQSYDFSISESEEEVGEFFTKLDGKGGSIIFLEGVSNLGPNFQVQLLQKIRNEKGKNRYLLSDNPDFAEKVKSGQVQESLFVEIQTLQVRLPTLRDRKEDIPAFTRLFLELVGKRYNRKNIKISEKLGRFLLEYDYPGNLHQLRNLLEGMVSMHNVKTLDTKHLPPELFETGYRQNSDLSVRTGIPLRDYEREIIRRNLILVNGNREKAARILGISERTIYRKITEFELFDSQDGKTPPSS
- the lenA gene encoding lipoprotein LenA, giving the protein MGIGNKILTAFVFAAMIVLFVCKKEEAPVPQIVGTKYSGFDQSIYKKPGTTSKTEFVTTVYGMEEVTGLEIVNHEGLDAKGNKTVTEYLKLKTVDNKEGYAPSKNFFEAVLFAVGDGDQAFVKNSLTSPTKGKLERGMYCFEIESNGDFAKVNCYGSILKNGKLNNLLGIWIQPNSPTLSKDPLLGDSLRNLKAASATLIELAKAGDDTAKQDKLKAEASKTLKTVADKGDQFLEDANALATEFGLSLTE
- a CDS encoding nucleoside triphosphate pyrophosphatase — translated: MLILRSQSPRRKEILHSLGLDFQVSPLPIDEASRDGEKPLEYLQRVTLSKLGPVPTNTEQVIVSSDTIVVYQDQILQKPLNEEEALRMLSSLSGKSHIVYSGLGIRTSDKEIFDYDSSEVEFHEWTEKQILSYILEAKPFDKAGAYGIQDKNSPAKSYKGSYSNILGFPIRKFFLYHSIWGRFL